A single window of Motacilla alba alba isolate MOTALB_02 chromosome 12, Motacilla_alba_V1.0_pri, whole genome shotgun sequence DNA harbors:
- the LOC119705870 gene encoding protein BTG1-like codes for MRTEISTAAAFVTRLLRAAGGVGEEQLRCFRECLQEAMREHYKHHWFPLVPSKGSGYRCIRINHKMDPLIGKAAGMIGLSHERLFQLLPSELTLWVDPFEVSYRIGEDGSICVLYESPQPGGKAAKQLASRTSCKEEWRIGRSSPSKSYNMMTVSS; via the exons ATGAGGACCGAGATCTCCACGGCGGCCGCGTTCGTGACCCGCCTCCTGCGGGCCGCCGGCGGGGTCGGCGAGGAGCAGCTGCGGTGCTTCCGCGAGTGCCTGCAGGAGGCGATGCGCG AGCACTACAAGCACCACTGGTTCCCCCTGGTGCCCTCCAAGGGCTCCGGCTACCGCTGCATCAGGATCAACCATAAGATGGACCCCTTGATAGGAAAGGCGGCGGGGATGATCGGACTGAGCCACGAGAGGCTCTTCCAGCTCTTACCCAGCGAATTAACGCTGTGGGTCGACCCCTTCGAAGTGTCCTATCGCATAGGTGAGGATGGGTCTATCTGTGTGCTGTACGAAAGCCCCCAGCCCGGGGGGAAGGCGGCCAAACAGCTGGCGAGCAGGACCAGCTGCAAGGAGGAGTGGAGAATTGGCAGATCCAGCCCTTCCAAGAGTTACAACATGATGACGGTTTCTAGTTAA
- the LOC119706043 gene encoding ATR-interacting protein isoform X2 — protein MAALPGPRKRSGPALCGDSGAAAAPPALRNVLPPHKRPKSVVTGIVDPFGDSDDFTADDLEQIDILASQALSQDPPAGHAWGAPELPRGGRQGSRAEDGLMRDAFQFEVLQTQHEEVKQKLKEMQDEILTKNGEIKILRDSMQQMECAMEEQKRSYLLLEQQKSQILTEKEKEFSKKLQSLHSELQFKDAEMNELRTRLQNCERNKHLSQAVPTTSPKKNLVVQVKSEGCSPQPERRSFPTKESFNAETSTRPSSSSGNLMALTTSIKEDRKITHPEVSSLKQHKATGKNGSYKSVPRRKTQGSILLNALMKQPIVPGSLLGFYHLLSSNSEPLPGAVLPPNSLDTKPTQLPSSRTTQEGIAPLVSLQEAQKLAITGLNLIALDEGLSEGSPAEGQGGLLPLTQSRIQGAVHLLPLVEHHIGAFCQAEQLGDTPGNGACGTHPAAASRASTNTGSGKEDFRLSREETTLVSLGILYYLVFYSADVVHTLLSAEMENSSAAGDEQVSKMDKNVLCDNQCDNKEDSRTRGGLADPEDPPSTDGAQHSLFKKLLQILAFSAARGSQTDNILRQSLKVLVKLAENSTMDLLINFQHLLSGQVLQRCLRPESPLPAALLTARLLAALAQHHLLVAQLCSHSDTCLLLALYTYITSRPDKSASEMLWLQLEQETVRLLARCMWCSRPAVLSPGTDCQCYLEVVKALIVMLHRQWMKIRSETRLCAHRERVIQFLRDAVLLLHSLAQKDKLFHEHCLEVLHQYDQAMPGIRAILKKTQKLSASEELILDELYPPEPEEQGTDSS, from the exons AtggcggcgctgcccgggccgCGCAAGCGGAGCGGCCCCGCGCTCTGCGGGGACAgcggcgccgcggccgccccgccggcgCTCCGGAACGTCCTTCCCCCGCACAAGCGCCCCAAGAGCGTCGTGACCGGAATCGTGGACCCCTTCGGGGACAGTGATGACTTCACGGCGGACGACCTGGAGCAGATCGACATCCTGGCCTCGCAGGCGCTGTCGCAGGATCCGCCCGCGGGACACGCGTGGGGAGCCCCGGAGCTGCCCCGGGGCGGGCGGCAAG gaagcagagcgGAAGATGGTCTGATGAGAGATGCATTCCAGTTTGAagtgctgcagacacagcatGAAGAAGTCAAACAGAAG CTGAAAGAAATGCAGGATGAAATTCTCActaaaaatggagaaattaaaattctgcGTGACTCAATGCAGCAGATGGAGTGTGCTatggaagaacagaaaagatCATACCTGCTACTGGAACAGCAAAAATCTCAGATTttgactgaaaaagaaaaagagttctCCAAAAAG TTGCAGTCGCTGCACTCCGAGCTGCAGTTCAAGGATGCAGAAATGAATGAATTAAGAACACGACTTCAGAActgtgaaagaaacaaacacctTTCTCAGGCAGTTCCAACAACAAG CCCTAAAAAGAATCTTGTGGTCCAAGTGAAATCAGAAGGATGTTCTCCACAGCCAGAAAGAAGATCTTTTCCTACAAAGGAATCCTTCAATGCTGAAACATCCACTAGGCCATCGAGTTCTTCAGGAAATTTGATGGCCCTGACTACTTCAATCAAAGAAG ACAGGAAGATAACCCATCCTGAAGTTTCATCCCtgaagcagcacaaagcaacaggaaaaaatggttCCTACAAGTCTGTCCCCAGACGAAAAACACAAG GTTCTATCTTGCTGAATGCACTGATGAAGCAGCCCATAGTCCCTGGGTCACTTCTAGGTTTCTACCACCTTCTCAGTAGCAACTCCGAGCCTCTACCTGGAGCTGTGTTGCCACCCAACTCTTTGGATAC GAAGCCCACACaactccccagcagcaggacaacTCAAGAAGGAATTGCTCCTCTTGTATCCCTGCAAGAAGCTCAAAAACTGGCAATAACAGGACTGAACTTGATTGCTCTGGATGAAGGATTATCTGAGGGAAGCCCAGCAGAAGGCCAGGGAGGGCTCCTGCCCCTCACACAGAGCAGGATCCAGGGTGCTGTGCATCTCCTGCCCTTGGTGGAGCACCACATTGGAGCTTTCTGCCAAGCAGAGCAGCTCGGGGACACGCCAGGCAACGGAGCTTGTGGGacccacccagctgctgcttccagagccAGCACAAACACGGGGTCAGGCAAGGAGGACTTCAGGTTGTCCCGTGAAGAAACAACTCTTGTATCACTGGGGATCCTTTATTATCTGGTGTTCTACAGCGCGGATGTTGTCCACACGTTGCTGTCtgctgaaatggaaaacagttctgctgctggagatgaaCAGGTTTCCAAGATGGACAAAAATGTGTTGTGTGACAATCAGTGTGACAATAAAGAAGACAGCAGGACACGAGGAGGGCTGGCTGATCCAGAGGATCCTCCCAGTACTGATGGAGCTCAAcattctttgtttaaaaagctGCTCCAGATTTTAGCTTTTTCTGCTGCAAGGGGTTCCCAGACTGACAATATCCTGAGGCAAAGCCTAAAGGTTTTGGTAAAATTAGCTGAAAATTCAACTATGGACTTGTTAATAAA tttcCAGCACTTACTGAGTGGCCAGGTGCTGCAGCGCTGCCTGCGGCCCGAGAGCCCTCTGCCTGCCGCGCTCCTGACCGCgaggctgctggctgctctcgCTCAGCACCACCTGCTGGTTGCTCAACTCTGCTCTCACTCAG ACACCTGTCTTCTCCTTGCACTCTACACGTACATAACATCAAGACCAGATAAATCAGCATCTGAAATGCTTTGGCTTCAGCTGGAGCAAGAG ACAGTGAGGCTCCTGGCACGCTGCATGTGGTGCTCCAGACCAGCAGTTTTATCTCCTGGCACAGACTGTCAGTGCTACCTCGAG gTGGTGAAGGCACTAATTGTGATGCTGCACAGACAGTGGATGAAGATTAGATCTGAGACCcgcctgtgtgcacacagggaACGAGTTATTCAGTTTTTACGGGATGCTGTTTTACTCTTGCACAGCCTGGCTCAGAAAGATAAACTGTTCCATGAACACTGTCTAGAAGTTCTCCATCAATATGACCAAGCCATGCCAGGCATAAGAGCCATTCTCAAAAAGACTCAAAAACTGAGCGCCTCTGAAG AGCTGATTTTGGATGAATTGTATCCTCCTGAGCCAGAAGAGCAAGGAACAGACTCCAGCTAG
- the LOC119706043 gene encoding ATR-interacting protein isoform X1: MAALPGPRKRSGPALCGDSGAAAAPPALRNVLPPHKRPKSVVTGIVDPFGDSDDFTADDLEQIDILASQALSQDPPAGHAWGAPELPRGGRQAGSRAEDGLMRDAFQFEVLQTQHEEVKQKLKEMQDEILTKNGEIKILRDSMQQMECAMEEQKRSYLLLEQQKSQILTEKEKEFSKKLQSLHSELQFKDAEMNELRTRLQNCERNKHLSQAVPTTSPKKNLVVQVKSEGCSPQPERRSFPTKESFNAETSTRPSSSSGNLMALTTSIKEDRKITHPEVSSLKQHKATGKNGSYKSVPRRKTQGSILLNALMKQPIVPGSLLGFYHLLSSNSEPLPGAVLPPNSLDTKPTQLPSSRTTQEGIAPLVSLQEAQKLAITGLNLIALDEGLSEGSPAEGQGGLLPLTQSRIQGAVHLLPLVEHHIGAFCQAEQLGDTPGNGACGTHPAAASRASTNTGSGKEDFRLSREETTLVSLGILYYLVFYSADVVHTLLSAEMENSSAAGDEQVSKMDKNVLCDNQCDNKEDSRTRGGLADPEDPPSTDGAQHSLFKKLLQILAFSAARGSQTDNILRQSLKVLVKLAENSTMDLLINFQHLLSGQVLQRCLRPESPLPAALLTARLLAALAQHHLLVAQLCSHSDTCLLLALYTYITSRPDKSASEMLWLQLEQETVRLLARCMWCSRPAVLSPGTDCQCYLEVVKALIVMLHRQWMKIRSETRLCAHRERVIQFLRDAVLLLHSLAQKDKLFHEHCLEVLHQYDQAMPGIRAILKKTQKLSASEELILDELYPPEPEEQGTDSS, translated from the exons AtggcggcgctgcccgggccgCGCAAGCGGAGCGGCCCCGCGCTCTGCGGGGACAgcggcgccgcggccgccccgccggcgCTCCGGAACGTCCTTCCCCCGCACAAGCGCCCCAAGAGCGTCGTGACCGGAATCGTGGACCCCTTCGGGGACAGTGATGACTTCACGGCGGACGACCTGGAGCAGATCGACATCCTGGCCTCGCAGGCGCTGTCGCAGGATCCGCCCGCGGGACACGCGTGGGGAGCCCCGGAGCTGCCCCGGGGCGGGCGGCAAG caggaagcagagcgGAAGATGGTCTGATGAGAGATGCATTCCAGTTTGAagtgctgcagacacagcatGAAGAAGTCAAACAGAAG CTGAAAGAAATGCAGGATGAAATTCTCActaaaaatggagaaattaaaattctgcGTGACTCAATGCAGCAGATGGAGTGTGCTatggaagaacagaaaagatCATACCTGCTACTGGAACAGCAAAAATCTCAGATTttgactgaaaaagaaaaagagttctCCAAAAAG TTGCAGTCGCTGCACTCCGAGCTGCAGTTCAAGGATGCAGAAATGAATGAATTAAGAACACGACTTCAGAActgtgaaagaaacaaacacctTTCTCAGGCAGTTCCAACAACAAG CCCTAAAAAGAATCTTGTGGTCCAAGTGAAATCAGAAGGATGTTCTCCACAGCCAGAAAGAAGATCTTTTCCTACAAAGGAATCCTTCAATGCTGAAACATCCACTAGGCCATCGAGTTCTTCAGGAAATTTGATGGCCCTGACTACTTCAATCAAAGAAG ACAGGAAGATAACCCATCCTGAAGTTTCATCCCtgaagcagcacaaagcaacaggaaaaaatggttCCTACAAGTCTGTCCCCAGACGAAAAACACAAG GTTCTATCTTGCTGAATGCACTGATGAAGCAGCCCATAGTCCCTGGGTCACTTCTAGGTTTCTACCACCTTCTCAGTAGCAACTCCGAGCCTCTACCTGGAGCTGTGTTGCCACCCAACTCTTTGGATAC GAAGCCCACACaactccccagcagcaggacaacTCAAGAAGGAATTGCTCCTCTTGTATCCCTGCAAGAAGCTCAAAAACTGGCAATAACAGGACTGAACTTGATTGCTCTGGATGAAGGATTATCTGAGGGAAGCCCAGCAGAAGGCCAGGGAGGGCTCCTGCCCCTCACACAGAGCAGGATCCAGGGTGCTGTGCATCTCCTGCCCTTGGTGGAGCACCACATTGGAGCTTTCTGCCAAGCAGAGCAGCTCGGGGACACGCCAGGCAACGGAGCTTGTGGGacccacccagctgctgcttccagagccAGCACAAACACGGGGTCAGGCAAGGAGGACTTCAGGTTGTCCCGTGAAGAAACAACTCTTGTATCACTGGGGATCCTTTATTATCTGGTGTTCTACAGCGCGGATGTTGTCCACACGTTGCTGTCtgctgaaatggaaaacagttctgctgctggagatgaaCAGGTTTCCAAGATGGACAAAAATGTGTTGTGTGACAATCAGTGTGACAATAAAGAAGACAGCAGGACACGAGGAGGGCTGGCTGATCCAGAGGATCCTCCCAGTACTGATGGAGCTCAAcattctttgtttaaaaagctGCTCCAGATTTTAGCTTTTTCTGCTGCAAGGGGTTCCCAGACTGACAATATCCTGAGGCAAAGCCTAAAGGTTTTGGTAAAATTAGCTGAAAATTCAACTATGGACTTGTTAATAAA tttcCAGCACTTACTGAGTGGCCAGGTGCTGCAGCGCTGCCTGCGGCCCGAGAGCCCTCTGCCTGCCGCGCTCCTGACCGCgaggctgctggctgctctcgCTCAGCACCACCTGCTGGTTGCTCAACTCTGCTCTCACTCAG ACACCTGTCTTCTCCTTGCACTCTACACGTACATAACATCAAGACCAGATAAATCAGCATCTGAAATGCTTTGGCTTCAGCTGGAGCAAGAG ACAGTGAGGCTCCTGGCACGCTGCATGTGGTGCTCCAGACCAGCAGTTTTATCTCCTGGCACAGACTGTCAGTGCTACCTCGAG gTGGTGAAGGCACTAATTGTGATGCTGCACAGACAGTGGATGAAGATTAGATCTGAGACCcgcctgtgtgcacacagggaACGAGTTATTCAGTTTTTACGGGATGCTGTTTTACTCTTGCACAGCCTGGCTCAGAAAGATAAACTGTTCCATGAACACTGTCTAGAAGTTCTCCATCAATATGACCAAGCCATGCCAGGCATAAGAGCCATTCTCAAAAAGACTCAAAAACTGAGCGCCTCTGAAG AGCTGATTTTGGATGAATTGTATCCTCCTGAGCCAGAAGAGCAAGGAACAGACTCCAGCTAG
- the LOC119706043 gene encoding ATR-interacting protein isoform X3 yields MRDAFQFEVLQTQHEEVKQKLKEMQDEILTKNGEIKILRDSMQQMECAMEEQKRSYLLLEQQKSQILTEKEKEFSKKLQSLHSELQFKDAEMNELRTRLQNCERNKHLSQAVPTTSPKKNLVVQVKSEGCSPQPERRSFPTKESFNAETSTRPSSSSGNLMALTTSIKEDRKITHPEVSSLKQHKATGKNGSYKSVPRRKTQGSILLNALMKQPIVPGSLLGFYHLLSSNSEPLPGAVLPPNSLDTKPTQLPSSRTTQEGIAPLVSLQEAQKLAITGLNLIALDEGLSEGSPAEGQGGLLPLTQSRIQGAVHLLPLVEHHIGAFCQAEQLGDTPGNGACGTHPAAASRASTNTGSGKEDFRLSREETTLVSLGILYYLVFYSADVVHTLLSAEMENSSAAGDEQVSKMDKNVLCDNQCDNKEDSRTRGGLADPEDPPSTDGAQHSLFKKLLQILAFSAARGSQTDNILRQSLKVLVKLAENSTMDLLINFQHLLSGQVLQRCLRPESPLPAALLTARLLAALAQHHLLVAQLCSHSDTCLLLALYTYITSRPDKSASEMLWLQLEQETVRLLARCMWCSRPAVLSPGTDCQCYLEVVKALIVMLHRQWMKIRSETRLCAHRERVIQFLRDAVLLLHSLAQKDKLFHEHCLEVLHQYDQAMPGIRAILKKTQKLSASEELILDELYPPEPEEQGTDSS; encoded by the exons ATGAGAGATGCATTCCAGTTTGAagtgctgcagacacagcatGAAGAAGTCAAACAGAAG CTGAAAGAAATGCAGGATGAAATTCTCActaaaaatggagaaattaaaattctgcGTGACTCAATGCAGCAGATGGAGTGTGCTatggaagaacagaaaagatCATACCTGCTACTGGAACAGCAAAAATCTCAGATTttgactgaaaaagaaaaagagttctCCAAAAAG TTGCAGTCGCTGCACTCCGAGCTGCAGTTCAAGGATGCAGAAATGAATGAATTAAGAACACGACTTCAGAActgtgaaagaaacaaacacctTTCTCAGGCAGTTCCAACAACAAG CCCTAAAAAGAATCTTGTGGTCCAAGTGAAATCAGAAGGATGTTCTCCACAGCCAGAAAGAAGATCTTTTCCTACAAAGGAATCCTTCAATGCTGAAACATCCACTAGGCCATCGAGTTCTTCAGGAAATTTGATGGCCCTGACTACTTCAATCAAAGAAG ACAGGAAGATAACCCATCCTGAAGTTTCATCCCtgaagcagcacaaagcaacaggaaaaaatggttCCTACAAGTCTGTCCCCAGACGAAAAACACAAG GTTCTATCTTGCTGAATGCACTGATGAAGCAGCCCATAGTCCCTGGGTCACTTCTAGGTTTCTACCACCTTCTCAGTAGCAACTCCGAGCCTCTACCTGGAGCTGTGTTGCCACCCAACTCTTTGGATAC GAAGCCCACACaactccccagcagcaggacaacTCAAGAAGGAATTGCTCCTCTTGTATCCCTGCAAGAAGCTCAAAAACTGGCAATAACAGGACTGAACTTGATTGCTCTGGATGAAGGATTATCTGAGGGAAGCCCAGCAGAAGGCCAGGGAGGGCTCCTGCCCCTCACACAGAGCAGGATCCAGGGTGCTGTGCATCTCCTGCCCTTGGTGGAGCACCACATTGGAGCTTTCTGCCAAGCAGAGCAGCTCGGGGACACGCCAGGCAACGGAGCTTGTGGGacccacccagctgctgcttccagagccAGCACAAACACGGGGTCAGGCAAGGAGGACTTCAGGTTGTCCCGTGAAGAAACAACTCTTGTATCACTGGGGATCCTTTATTATCTGGTGTTCTACAGCGCGGATGTTGTCCACACGTTGCTGTCtgctgaaatggaaaacagttctgctgctggagatgaaCAGGTTTCCAAGATGGACAAAAATGTGTTGTGTGACAATCAGTGTGACAATAAAGAAGACAGCAGGACACGAGGAGGGCTGGCTGATCCAGAGGATCCTCCCAGTACTGATGGAGCTCAAcattctttgtttaaaaagctGCTCCAGATTTTAGCTTTTTCTGCTGCAAGGGGTTCCCAGACTGACAATATCCTGAGGCAAAGCCTAAAGGTTTTGGTAAAATTAGCTGAAAATTCAACTATGGACTTGTTAATAAA tttcCAGCACTTACTGAGTGGCCAGGTGCTGCAGCGCTGCCTGCGGCCCGAGAGCCCTCTGCCTGCCGCGCTCCTGACCGCgaggctgctggctgctctcgCTCAGCACCACCTGCTGGTTGCTCAACTCTGCTCTCACTCAG ACACCTGTCTTCTCCTTGCACTCTACACGTACATAACATCAAGACCAGATAAATCAGCATCTGAAATGCTTTGGCTTCAGCTGGAGCAAGAG ACAGTGAGGCTCCTGGCACGCTGCATGTGGTGCTCCAGACCAGCAGTTTTATCTCCTGGCACAGACTGTCAGTGCTACCTCGAG gTGGTGAAGGCACTAATTGTGATGCTGCACAGACAGTGGATGAAGATTAGATCTGAGACCcgcctgtgtgcacacagggaACGAGTTATTCAGTTTTTACGGGATGCTGTTTTACTCTTGCACAGCCTGGCTCAGAAAGATAAACTGTTCCATGAACACTGTCTAGAAGTTCTCCATCAATATGACCAAGCCATGCCAGGCATAAGAGCCATTCTCAAAAAGACTCAAAAACTGAGCGCCTCTGAAG AGCTGATTTTGGATGAATTGTATCCTCCTGAGCCAGAAGAGCAAGGAACAGACTCCAGCTAG